The nucleotide window CGTCGACGTGCAGTCCGGCAAAGCGGTTCGTATCGCTGCCCGCGAGTCGTCGAAAGCTCTGGCGCGCGAACTGCATCCGGAACTCGCGAACAAGAATCAGCAGCAGATGCTCGCGTACCGAGAAATGACCGACGAGCAGTTGTTTACGCACGAGTGGGTCCGCGTGGAACTTCCCGAGCACGAGTTCCCAGGCTACAAGGGCGAGCGCGTGGTCTGCGCAGATTGCGGTGAGGGAATTGCCTTCCGGCGCGAAGTTGTACGCAACGGAAGAACGCTATGTCGAGCGTGCGCAGGTGAACGCTACTACACGCCAATCAAGTAACCATTCTGATCAGTTTGGCTGTGGGTGTTCGGTTCGCGAGTAGCGAACTGGGAAGGCGTTTCGCGAATCGCGCAAAACGAAAGGCCCTCCTCGCGGAGAGCCCCGTTTGCGCAAACAAAATCTATTTGTGTTGAACTTCCTGCCGATGCTGCTGGTTCGCGCGCTTTGCTTCGAGTACGCCGGCGAGGCCAGCCTTCTTCTGCGCGTTCACTGGCGGCTTCGGTTGCCTGTGAGTTATCGCCGGGTGGCTGTAATGACGGTACGCACGAGCCTCGCGCTGGCGTTCTTTCATCTCCTTCTGATGAGTTTTCGCCTCGCGCTTGTGCTCCTTCTGCCACATCTTGCTTTCGCTCTTCGCTTTTCCGGGCGGCAAGGCGCCATCGTTCCAGCCTGTTTTCTTGCCCAGGTCTTTGTCCTGATGCCACACAGCGCGATGGAACAGTCCGTGGTCGCGATTGCGATCGCGGCCGTGATTCATTGCCACGGAACTCGCTCCCAATCCCACGACAACTGCTGTGATTGCCAACCCTGTCCTTAAATCCATTCTTGAGCCTCTCCGAACAACGACAGTGTACAGTGCATTTCGGCCACCGAATGCCTATTAAACCCTAAGTACCTGGATGACCGCCAGTTACTTCGTGCGCCAGGGCGGGACATGTCCCTCCGCGTGGCGAAAGAATTACGCCAAGAGGGTGGGTTTGGCTATCGGTGCTTTTACCGAGCAAATCACCTCGCTCTTTCGTGTTCGACAACGTGTCCTAGACGCAGAATCGTTCCTTCGTCGAAGTGCTTGCCGAGAATCTGCGCGCCGATCGGCAAGCCTTGCTTCGTTACGCCGCAGGGAACGGAGATTCCGGGAATACCAACGAGATCGGCCGTGACAGTGAAGATGTCGGCGAGGTACATCGAAACGGGATCGTCGATCTTCTCGCCCAGCTTGAATGCTGGAGTTGGGGTTGTGGGCGTGACGATGGCGTCGACTTCGGCAAAGGCCTGCTGGAAGTCCCGTGCGAGCAGCGTTCGAACCTGCTGCGCTTTCAGGTAATAGGCGTCGTAATAGCCGGCGCTTAGCGCGTAAGTGCCGAGCATGATCCGGCGTTTCACTTCCGGTCCGAAGCCGCGGTCGCGAGTCTTGCGGTACATTTCGGCAAGCGTTGCAGTGCCTTTGGCTCGGAAGGCGTAGCGAACGCCGTCGAAGCGGGCGAGATTCGCCGAGGCTTCGGCGGTCGCGACGATGTAGTAAGTCGGAATCGCGTACCTGGTGTGCGGAAGCGAGATGCGCTTGATCTCGCAGCCTGCGGCTCGAAGATCGTCAATCGTCCTCTGCACCGCTGCGTTCACTTCGGGGTCGAGTTCCGGCGGGAAGTATTCGTCGGGAATACCGATGCGCAAGCGTTTCGCGTCGCGGCCGATCTCGGAGACGTAGTCGCTGACGGGAACGTTCGCGGAGGTCGAGTCACGCTCGTCGCGTCCGGCGATGACCTGCAGGACGGTCGCGGCGTCCTTCACCGTCTTGGTTAACGGACCAACGTGATCGAGCGAGGAGGCAAAGGCAATGAGGCCATAGCGCGAGACGCGTCCGTAGGTCGGCATCAGTCCGACAACGCCGCAGAACGCTGCGGGCTGGCGAATGGAACCTCCGGTATCGGAACCGAGAGTCGCGACTGCCATGTTGGCGGCGACTGCGGCGGCAGAACCTCCGGAAGAACCTCCGGGAACGCGGGAGAGATCGCGTGGATTGTGGACTGGTCCGTAACCGGAGTTCTCGTTCGAGGAACCCATGGCGAACTCGTCGCAGTTGAGCTTGCCGAGGATGATCGCGCCAGCGGCCTCCAGCTTCGCTACCGCAGTTGCATCGTAGGGAGCGATGAAGTTCTCCAGTATCCGCGAACCCGCGGTGGTCGTGACTTCGCGGGTCATCAGGACGTCCTTGATCGCGACAGGAACTCCGGCGAGAGGCGGAAGTTCGTCGCCGCGATCGGCGATCGCCTCGATCTCGGCGGCTTTCGCCAGTGCGCGCTCGCGGGTCAAGGTCAGGAAAGCGTGGATCTTCGGGTCGTCAGATTCGATCTTGCGGTAGAAGTGCTCGACGAGCGCCGTTGCGGTGGTTTCCTTACGCAGGATGAGGTCGCGAACGAAGTCGATGGTGAGAGGCTCGATGTTCATTCGGTCGCCTCTCCGCTCTTGTCGATGACTTTGGGGACCTTGAAGTAGGTTCCGTCGGTGTCGGGAGCGTTCATCATGGCCTGCTCGTGCGTAAGAGAAGGCTTCACTTCGTCGGAGCGCATCGCGTAGTCGAACTGAGAGGTTCCTTCGCGCGTGGTCGTGACTTGCGTCATCGGAGGAACGTCTTTGGTGTCGAGCTGGCTGAGCATGTCGATGTAGTCGAGGATGGAGTTGAGGTCCTTCAACATGCGCTGTCGTTCGGCGTCGGTGAGCTCGAGGTTCGCGAGTTCGGCAACGTAGAGAACGTCTTTTTCCGATACTTTCATCGAATTGCTGATTTTCCTTTTTCTTTTGCGAGGACGAAATCGAGGCGTTCGACCTTCTGTCCGGTGTAGTCGCTGAGGAGCTTGAGGTAGTGCGGCATAAGGCCGGCGAGCTGGGCGCGCCAGGTGGCGTCGGGTACCTCGACGTGGAGCACCCCGTCGGCGAAGGCGAGGGCTTCGGTACGGTCGGCGACGGTCTTGCCGCAGATGAACTGCCAGGCAACGACGGGCGCCTGCTCAGGCGGAACGTGCGCGAGCATTTCCGCGACGATCTTCTGCAGCGTTCCGCGCGCGAGTTCCATGAGGTTCTCCGAGGGAGTTCTATTGTAACGGGTACCGTGCCCGGCGCCCGGTGCCGGGAAAACCCACCCCCTATTTTTCGCTTCACCTGTTTTCAGCGAGTTGCGGAAATTTCAACCGGAGGTGTATGAAAACAAAGATCTTGAATCTAAAAATACCAGGAATTTCTTTGTTTTCAGGAATTTAGGTTGGGAATTCCGTGCTGGTTCTCCGTTGTCGGTTCTACGTTCGCCGAAAGACAAAGCAAGGGGAAGTGCAACAGGTGTCGAAGATCGAACAGAGAGACAACCTCAGTGTTGAGAAGCCCAGATCTGCTGACTGCGGCAGATGTGGGCATCAAGCGTGCCCTGATAACGAAGTCGGATTGTGAAAGAGCGAAAAGCCCTGCGCTTTATCGCGCAAAGGCGACGCGATCCGCATCTGCTGACTGCGGCAGATGTGGGGCACCAACACCCGCGAGAAGGGTAGAGCAGGAAAACCTGCGGCGCCCGCTGGGGGCGCCGCTCGACACACTGTGTCCAGAACTATTATAAATCGTGGGATCAAGAGTGTTGGTGGCTGGGGATGGGGAAATTTCTGGGGAGTTCCAAAACGGGAACAAAAAAGGGGCAGAGCCGAAGCTCTGCCCGGAAAAGAAGAAGCAGTTTAGAAGGTTAACCGTAATCCGAACTCCATCTGGCGTGGCGCACCTAACTGGAATACGCCGCTGCCCAGACCTGCCCGGTTAGCCTGATCGCCATAGGTGGTTCCGTTCGCCGCTCCCGCGTCTCCGCTCAGAATGCCACTGACCAGAGTATTCGGCGAGTTCGCGAAATTGGCGAAGTTGAAGAGGTTGTACACATTGATCGAGGGTTCCAGTTTGACGCGCTCGTTGAACTTGATGGGGACAGCGAGCTTTACGTCGAACACCCGCAACCACGTTGAAGTTCGATTAAGGTCGAGAGCACAAATATGGATTGGGCACTCGGCTTATCCGGCGACCCCTTTGGCGGGCGATTTGGGCGATGCTCGGATTCGGGCGCGAACGATTCGCTTCCTGAGTTCACTGTATCGCGCTAGAGTTTCACGATGAACCCACGGTTGAGTACGTGGATGGGCAAGCGATGGTGGTTGGTATTCGGCAGCTTTCAGTTGGTCGGCTTTGCAATAGCAGGTTTTTCGAATGTTCATGGGGACATCGCATTCCTGCTATCGGGGATGTTCCTGTTGCTGCCGGGATCCGCGGTGGTCGGATTTGTGCCGCTGATAGATATTGTCGGGTTCTGGCCGCTGTGTCTGGTGATCGTGATTGTTAATTTTGTGACGTGGGCGACGATTACCTTGCTGCTCGTTCGGCTGCAAAGAGGGACAGAGCCGGAATAGGAACATCTTCCTTTTAGCCGATGGTGCTGCTGCAGCGCTGTCGCATGGGCGTCGGAGCTGCGCGCCCACAATGTGTCCGAACCGTGAGGCGAAATATAAGGTGCGACCGACCATTTTATCCAGGGTATCTGGACGGATGGTCGATCGCACAGGTTTACAGGGTAGCCTCGTATATCGCAGTCCTGAAGGCAAGATATCTACGTTTCGCCACAGTGCGAAAGTACAAGCCTTTACCCGGGTTGCCGTGAGTTCACGATCAGTTGATTTGGTCCACTGCAATAGCCGTCAAAACTGCATAACCGGCAACGCCATTGCTGCCGGTCATCCAACAGTCCAAGGTTACGGTACCAGGAGAAGTCAAGGTTATGTAAGCTTGCGACGGTAGAGTCACCGAACTGGTGGGGCCAATTCCGACGGCAGCCGAGGTATCGCCAGCCAGATCGCAGCTGGCCGAATGTGCGCTGGTGTCGTCGTTTTCTACGTAAGTTTTCCCGAATAACAGGTAGGTACCTGCAGGAAGAGAAAGAGAAGCGACGGTCGTGAAACCGCTATTAATGTTGACCGTGGTGCCATTGCTAACCCATGCGTGGCTGATTCCACTCGGACCTTGCGGTCCGACTGGTCCGATGGGGCCCTGTAGTCCCTGCGGACCTTGAGGTCCGGCAGGACCTTGTGCGCCTGTGGGTCCGGCTGGTCCCTGCGGTCCGGCTGGGCCATTAAAGCTGTTGATGAGTTGCGGCTCGTGACTTGTGTTTGTGGCCTCTTTGCTGTCGAAGGCGACGGAAATCGACGATAAGGGGCTAGGTACGAGGGCCAAGCCATAGTTCTGCTGGGTACCATCAAGCCATGCCTTAAGCGCTGGAGTGACGTCGACTTCAATGAAATTGTTGTAAGCGCCTGCCGATACCGGAACGTTTAAGGCAACGCTGGAACCAAGGGGCGGCGTGTTGTTAAACGTGATGGTGTTTTCATCCCATGCGCCATCAATGAGGTAGACGTCGAAGGTTCCGGTGCCGGTTACCCCGGAGACAAATAGCCGAAGCGTGGACTTATTGAGTTGGCCGGGATCGACGCCGCTTGGAAGCGAGGAGAGATCGAAGCGCACGAAAGCTGTGCCGCCACCCCCCGCCTGCACTACAAGTGAAGAGTTGCCGCCATAGTTGGCCTTGTTTTTTGCGACGGACACAAAAGAGTCCGCTGCGGGCGGCGCTTGCGCCAGTACAACGACACTGGAGAGTGCGAACGCCAAAGTCGCAAGCCGTAAAGGCCATCTGCTGATGGTCATATTTGCTCCTTGAAGGATTGGGTCGGCGCTGCTGCCGAGGAGCGAAGGAATATCCCGGCTAAACATTCACGGTCAAATGAAACGCAGATGAAATGGATGTGACCTGAAAAGTACTCGGGATTCAGAGTCTTAGGATGTGTTATGACACGGCGAATTGGGATCGCGGCGGCGCACAACAGGGTTCGGGCCACAGCTGAATAACTACAACAAAAGTGGGGGTGAAGAGTGTCACTCGGCAGTCGTGCGCAGGGTGCGGTATTTGCGGAGGAGTTCGTAGAGGACGACGCCGCCGGCGGTGGCGACGTTGAGCGAGCTTTTCTGGCCGAGCATTGGGATTCGGACGTGGGTGTCGGCGAGGGCGAGCAGTTCGGGGCGCAGGCCTTCGACTTCGTTTCCGAAAGCAACGCAGATAGGGAAGCGCGGTTGCCAGTCGTAGAGATCGAGTGCCTGTGGGCTGGTTTCGATGGCGGCGATTTCGAAGCCGCGGCGGCGGAGATCACTCAGAATTTTGATGGCATCCCAGTCGTGTTCCCAGGGGACGGTTTGCTCGGCGCCGAGAGCAGTTTTGGTGATGGCGTTCTTGGGCGGGTGCGCGGTGATTCCGCCGAGACAGAGTTTTTGGAGGCCGACGCCGTCGGCGACACGGAAGAATGCGCCGACGTTGTACATGCTGCGAACGTTGTCGAGAAGAACGGCGGCGGGGAGTCGGAGGCCTGCGTAGGCGGCGAGAGGTGAGTTGAGGCGTTCGCGGAAGACGGTGGTGGTGTTCTGGGTACGCATGGGTGGACAGGAACAAAATATCACCCGGCGGACGGAAAGACCCACATCTGCGAAAAGCGCGCAGATGTGGGGCACCAGCACCAAGCGGCCACTGAGAGGAAAGTTCGTGGTCAACCGGCCCTTTCCAAAAACGGGAAAGGACCGGGCACCCAGCACGGAAGGAAACCAGCCAAAACAACGACCCCGCCCAAGCGAGCTTGGACGGGGCACCCGGTTGCGGGCATTCGCTACTTCTTTTTGGCGGTTGGGGGGAGCAGGCCGTTGAGGCGGAGGTAGGTTGCCATTTGGGCGTAGTGGTCTGCCCAGTCGGCACTGAGGTCGAGGACGGCGGCACCCTTGGTCATCTTGCGGCCGCCGAACATGGTGACTTCTTCGCCGAGTTGGCTGTCCTGGAGTTTGGGAAGCTGCGCGGTGCAGTACTCGAACGATTTCTTCAGCGCGTCGACGAGTTTGTCCTTGGGATCGGTTTCCTTTACGCCGGCTTCGGGGGCAGTTCCGCCGGTCAATCTCGAGCAGAAGAAATAGTTGGCGCCGGTGGCGTGGGCGAGCCAGTGTCCAAAGGGGACCTGGGCTTCGGTGGGTTTGAATCCGTACTTGTCAGCGGGCATCTCTTCGCCGGCGGCGACGGTCTTCTTTTCGACGCGCGGCAGGTCGTTGCGCAGGGCGTCGGAGACGGGGTTCTGGGCCCAGGCACATGCGCAGCCGGAAAGAAACAGGGCTGCGAAAATCGTCTTCTTCATTCTCTTCTCCTGTAAAGCGCGTAACAGTGTAACCGAAAACATCAATCCAGAGGACGCTGAGGCGAGAAGGGAAGGTCGGGCCTGGAGCAGGGGCTACCCACATCTGTGAAATACGCGACGATGTACCGCATCGCTGCTGCTGGATTGCGGTAATCCTGGGGAATAAAGCCTCCATCCAAGGTAAATGTGAATGAATTGCGCCACTTGGGAGGGAACATGAAGTATTTAATTGCAATGGCTACGGCATTGATGGCGCTGATGCTGGTGGGAGTTCCGCAAAAGACTGAGGCCCAACAGAACGGCTACTACGGGCAGCAGAACTGGCATGGGGTGCTGTCGTCGAGCGACCAGCAGAAGTTCGACGACTATTACTCAAAGTGGGTGGATGCGACGCGAAAAGGCGACCAGGACGACATCGCGAAGAATGCGCGTCACATGCAGGACCTTATGACGCGGTACAGGATTCCGATAGGCGTCGGGTT belongs to Terriglobia bacterium and includes:
- a CDS encoding FmdE family protein, translating into MKSLDEYLQEAAKAHGHLCAGQVLGVRLAMHGLNLLGIQDPHGADRKRTVTFVEIDRCATDAVSLVTGCRLGKRALKFRDWGKMAATFVDVQSGKAVRIAARESSKALARELHPELANKNQQQMLAYREMTDEQLFTHEWVRVELPEHEFPGYKGERVVCADCGEGIAFRREVVRNGRTLCRACAGERYYTPIK
- the gatA gene encoding Asp-tRNA(Asn)/Glu-tRNA(Gln) amidotransferase subunit GatA; the encoded protein is MNIEPLTIDFVRDLILRKETTATALVEHFYRKIESDDPKIHAFLTLTRERALAKAAEIEAIADRGDELPPLAGVPVAIKDVLMTREVTTTAGSRILENFIAPYDATAVAKLEAAGAIILGKLNCDEFAMGSSNENSGYGPVHNPRDLSRVPGGSSGGSAAAVAANMAVATLGSDTGGSIRQPAAFCGVVGLMPTYGRVSRYGLIAFASSLDHVGPLTKTVKDAATVLQVIAGRDERDSTSANVPVSDYVSEIGRDAKRLRIGIPDEYFPPELDPEVNAAVQRTIDDLRAAGCEIKRISLPHTRYAIPTYYIVATAEASANLARFDGVRYAFRAKGTATLAEMYRKTRDRGFGPEVKRRIMLGTYALSAGYYDAYYLKAQQVRTLLARDFQQAFAEVDAIVTPTTPTPAFKLGEKIDDPVSMYLADIFTVTADLVGIPGISVPCGVTKQGLPIGAQILGKHFDEGTILRLGHVVEHERAR
- the gatC gene encoding Asp-tRNA(Asn)/Glu-tRNA(Gln) amidotransferase subunit GatC; this encodes MKVSEKDVLYVAELANLELTDAERQRMLKDLNSILDYIDMLSQLDTKDVPPMTQVTTTREGTSQFDYAMRSDEVKPSLTHEQAMMNAPDTDGTYFKVPKVIDKSGEATE
- a CDS encoding DciA family protein, translated to MELARGTLQKIVAEMLAHVPPEQAPVVAWQFICGKTVADRTEALAFADGVLHVEVPDATWRAQLAGLMPHYLKLLSDYTGQKVERLDFVLAKEKGKSAIR
- a CDS encoding DNRLRE domain-containing protein, with protein sequence MTISRWPLRLATLAFALSSVVVLAQAPPAADSFVSVAKNKANYGGNSSLVVQAGGGGTAFVRFDLSSLPSGVDPGQLNKSTLRLFVSGVTGTGTFDVYLIDGAWDENTITFNNTPPLGSSVALNVPVSAGAYNNFIEVDVTPALKAWLDGTQQNYGLALVPSPLSSISVAFDSKEATNTSHEPQLINSFNGPAGPQGPAGPTGAQGPAGPQGPQGLQGPIGPVGPQGPSGISHAWVSNGTTVNINSGFTTVASLSLPAGTYLLFGKTYVENDDTSAHSASCDLAGDTSAAVGIGPTSSVTLPSQAYITLTSPGTVTLDCWMTGSNGVAGYAVLTAIAVDQIN
- a CDS encoding TrmH family RNA methyltransferase — encoded protein: MRTQNTTTVFRERLNSPLAAYAGLRLPAAVLLDNVRSMYNVGAFFRVADGVGLQKLCLGGITAHPPKNAITKTALGAEQTVPWEHDWDAIKILSDLRRRGFEIAAIETSPQALDLYDWQPRFPICVAFGNEVEGLRPELLALADTHVRIPMLGQKSSLNVATAGGVVLYELLRKYRTLRTTAE
- a CDS encoding DinB family protein, with protein sequence MKKTIFAALFLSGCACAWAQNPVSDALRNDLPRVEKKTVAAGEEMPADKYGFKPTEAQVPFGHWLAHATGANYFFCSRLTGGTAPEAGVKETDPKDKLVDALKKSFEYCTAQLPKLQDSQLGEEVTMFGGRKMTKGAAVLDLSADWADHYAQMATYLRLNGLLPPTAKKK